A genomic stretch from Thermoplasma sp. Kam2015 includes:
- a CDS encoding DUF1634 domain-containing protein, which yields MRFDRDLAISYALRVGVSISMFFIIFGVLLIFIKNGGSGFTLAQIASYNPELKVNSKYIYLGLIPEGLIHLDGIFFIATGLWVLVFTPITSVIIALISFLLTKNRLYIALSIIVLFNLFFAMLVIPHI from the coding sequence ATGCGTTTTGATCGTGATCTTGCTATAAGTTATGCGCTTAGAGTCGGTGTATCCATAAGCATGTTCTTCATTATTTTTGGTGTGCTGTTGATCTTCATAAAGAATGGTGGATCTGGATTCACCCTTGCCCAGATAGCAAGCTACAACCCAGAGCTAAAGGTGAATTCAAAATACATATATCTGGGTCTAATACCTGAGGGCCTGATCCATCTTGACGGCATTTTCTTCATAGCCACCGGCCTGTGGGTTCTTGTCTTCACGCCAATCACCAGCGTGATCATTGCTTTAATATCCTTCCTCCTGACCAAGAATAGGCTTTACATAGCATTGAGCATAATTGTGCTCTTCAATCTGTTCTTCGCTATGCTGGTGATTCCCCATATATGA